One Amaranthus tricolor cultivar Red isolate AtriRed21 chromosome 10, ASM2621246v1, whole genome shotgun sequence genomic window carries:
- the LOC130825918 gene encoding polygalacturonase-like, which yields MALQIHPIFSLLIIFSLCNFSSCYGRNVHFFHNKIQEYNNHLSYFNNMFNVDDFGAKGDGSSDDTQAFKKAWKKACATSGAVLLVPSNKNYLLKPITFSGPCNTALTIEISGSILASADQSDYQKNTRRWLVFDGIDNLSVQGNGVIDGNGKIWWENSCKINKKKPCKHAPTALEFSRCKNLVVKELNIQNAQQMHVTFNSCNYVKASSLKVAAPGNSPNTDGIHITNTQNIDVTNTFIGTGDDCISIEDGSHSVRATNITCGPGHGISIGSLGDNNSEAHVSDIIVDGATLSNTTNGLRIKTWQGGSGVASNIIFRNIKLSNVDNPIIIDQNYCDQDEPCKKQESAVQVKDVVYENIAGTSSSEKAVIFNCSEKYPCEDITMENIKINSCEGDKIAEATCNNVQLNKMIDVSPQCSATYSRSLF from the exons ATGGCCCTACAAATTCATCCCATATTCTCCCTTCTCATTATTTTTTCCTTGTGTAATTTTTCCTCATGTTATGGAAGAAACGTGCATTTTTTCCATAACAAAATTCAAGaatataataatcatttgtcttactttaataatat gtTCAATGTAGATGATTTTGGAGCTAAGGGAGATGGAAGCTCCGATGATACTCAG GCATTTAAAAAAGCTTGGAAAAAAGCTTGCGCAACTTCAGGTGCTGTGTTGTTGGTACCAAGCAACAAAAACTATCTTCTAAAGCCAATTACTTTCTCAGGCCCATGCAATACTGCTTTAACTATAGag ATATCTGGAAGCATCTTAGCGTCAGCAGATCAGTCAGattatcaaaaaaatacaaGGCGTTGGTTAGTTTTTGACGGAATTGACAATTTATCAGTCCAAGGCAATGGTGTTATTGACGGTAATGGCAAGATATGGTGGGAAAACTCatgtaaaatcaataaaaagaag CCCTGCAAACATGCGCCAACA GCTCTAGAATTTTCTAGATGCAAAAATTTGGTAGTGAAGGAGTTGAATATCCAAAATGCGCAGCAAATGCATGTAACATTTAATAGTTGCAATTACGTTAAAGCTTCAAGTCTTAAAGTGGCTGCTCCAGGGAATAGCCCTAATACTGATGGCATACATATAACAAACACCCAAAATATTGATGTTACAAACACTTTTATCGGAACAG gtGATGATTGCATTTCTATTGAGGATGGGTCTCATTCAGTTCGAGCTACAAACATTACCTGTGGACCTGGCCATGGTATCAG TATTGGAAGCCTGGGTGACAACAATTCTGAAGCTCATGTTTCAGATATAATTGTAGATGGAGCTACACTTTCTAATACTACTAATGGACTAAGAATTAAGACTTGGCAG GGAGGATCAGGAGTTGCAAGTAACATCATATTCAGAAACATAAAGTTGTCCAATGTAGACAACCCCATAATTATAGACCAAAACTACTGCGACCAAGATGAACCGTGCAAAAAACAG GAATCTGCGGTACAAGTGAAAGATGTGGTGTACGAAAACATAGCAGGAACGAGTTCATCAGAAAAGGCAGTTATATTTAATTGCAGTGAAAAATATCCATGTGAAGATATTACAATGGAGAATATTAAGATTAATAGTTGTGAAGGTGACAAAATTGCTGAAGCTACGTGTAATAATGTACAATTGAACAAGATGATTGATGTTTCTCCTCAATGCTCAGCTACTTATTCAAGATCATTATTTTAG